In 'Nostoc azollae' 0708, the following are encoded in one genomic region:
- the glmM gene encoding phosphoglucosamine mutase, protein MVSSIARTNGRISDGSINEESEGMKTGIGSSSAINLIPLPATSLFGTDGIRGKVGELLSAPLAVQIGFWAGIVLCTHTPQSGPIILGQDSRNSSDMLAMALSAGLTAAGIEVWYLGLCPTPCVAYLVSITDAIGGVMISASHNPPEDNGIKLFGANGTKLSPGLQAEIEAGLRGNISYTSGVNNWGRHYSRTELVGHYGEALQEPLQPAVNLRGMKIVLDLAWGAAVGLAPAVFTQMGAEVICLHNEADGNRINVNCGSTHMDILQGAVKENNADMGFAFDGDADRVLAVDNTGRQVNGDYILYLWGRHLQQKQQLPDNLIISTVMANLGFEKTWQQLGGKLVRTAVGDQYVQAEMLRTGGMLGGEQSGHILCRHYGITGDGLLTALHIATVVKEAGVSLGEMVDQSFQTYPQLLRNVRVTDRERRLGWQDCQPVQSAIAQAEAAMGDSGRILVRASGTEPVIRVMVEAANAELANYWTNELVTQVQKHIA, encoded by the coding sequence ATGGTTTCATCAATAGCTCGGACTAACGGCCGCATTTCGGATGGTTCTATTAATGAAGAATCTGAAGGGATGAAAACAGGTATTGGCAGCAGTTCAGCGATTAATCTCATTCCCTTACCAGCTACTTCTTTATTTGGTACAGATGGCATTCGCGGCAAAGTTGGAGAATTACTGAGTGCGCCTTTAGCCGTGCAAATAGGTTTTTGGGCAGGGATTGTCTTGTGTACTCATACACCTCAATCTGGTCCAATTATTTTGGGACAAGACTCCAGAAACTCTAGTGATATGTTAGCAATGGCCTTGAGTGCCGGGTTAACAGCAGCAGGGATAGAAGTTTGGTATTTAGGGTTATGCCCGACTCCTTGTGTGGCTTATCTTGTTAGCATTACTGATGCTATTGGTGGAGTCATGATTTCTGCTAGTCACAATCCACCGGAAGACAACGGTATTAAACTTTTTGGTGCAAATGGTACGAAGCTATCACCAGGATTGCAAGCAGAAATTGAAGCTGGACTGCGGGGGAATATTTCATATACCTCTGGTGTCAATAATTGGGGTAGGCATTACTCCCGGACAGAGTTGGTGGGGCATTATGGTGAAGCCTTGCAAGAACCTTTACAACCTGCGGTCAATCTGCGGGGTATGAAGATTGTTTTAGATTTGGCATGGGGTGCAGCGGTGGGGTTAGCACCTGCGGTTTTTACACAAATGGGGGCTGAGGTAATCTGTCTGCATAATGAAGCAGATGGCAATCGCATAAATGTTAACTGCGGTTCTACACACATGGATATTCTCCAAGGAGCAGTTAAAGAAAATAATGCCGATATGGGTTTTGCCTTTGATGGTGATGCAGACCGGGTTTTAGCTGTAGATAATACTGGTAGGCAAGTTAACGGCGACTATATTCTTTATCTCTGGGGTCGTCACCTCCAACAAAAACAACAACTGCCAGACAACCTAATTATTTCTACTGTCATGGCTAACTTAGGCTTTGAAAAAACTTGGCAGCAATTGGGTGGTAAATTGGTGCGTACTGCCGTAGGTGATCAGTATGTACAAGCAGAAATGCTACGGACTGGCGGAATGTTAGGCGGTGAACAATCAGGTCATATTCTTTGCCGTCATTATGGCATTACTGGCGATGGCTTATTAACAGCCCTGCACATAGCCACGGTAGTCAAAGAAGCTGGTGTTTCCTTAGGAGAAATGGTGGATCAAAGTTTCCAAACCTATCCCCAATTGTTGCGGAACGTGCGAGTAACAGATAGGGAACGGCGTTTAGGATGGCAAGATTGTCAACCAGTACAAAGTGCGATCGCCCAAGCTGAAGCAGCAATGGGAGATAGTGGGAGAATCCTAGTCCGCGCTTCTGGCACAGAACCAGTGATCAGAGTCATGGTAGAAGCTGCTAATGCTGAACTGGCTAACTATTGGACAAATGAATTGGTAACACAAGTACAAAAACACATCGCTTGA
- the hpsL gene encoding hormogonium polysaccharide biosynthesis protein HpsL — MAKTKQKSLRGKKQSSPEKTRLSLKEELAQKRKATIARKELTSLVGKLVGSGLFLGMLLFFVGGIKLAVPGALGIIVITLCYKNPLPALFAFVMYVPFAGTIIYFLGNSPVLQLAKDAFYVPVVIALWQSCKKQKQPFIIPQSIKTPFLILLSCSILTLVMINGGQQLNPARGDIPIGIGILGLKVFLGYFPVITCVYYLILNQQDFWLLSRLQILLILVCGILGVIQFIFLTIGVCKGTVGVEGDALFKATLDARCLVGGALLYTPEQGVIRLPGTFVAPWQWAWFLISSTFFTFATTFSDKSIIWRLISLVTLGLVFFNAVISGQRIALALVPVCFALLLLLTGPLVNLKKVIPLGGAFAVILVIAMAANPTIVQDRMNSFIGRWNASPPHHFIVDQLQENWKSVDTPIGSGLGRATNSARVFGSTKLVETYYPKVLYEVGIVGVLAFLVFVTSLTVATFKTYRTIKNRNLRTYGASMWVFVLFISYNTYYYPLDVDPVAVYYWLCAGIIFKLPILDKQEMPEETTINTKGQKKRLYQK; from the coding sequence ATGGCAAAAACAAAGCAGAAATCTCTGCGTGGAAAAAAGCAATCTTCACCAGAGAAAACCCGCCTGAGCTTGAAAGAAGAGTTAGCCCAAAAGCGCAAAGCCACCATAGCACGTAAAGAGTTGACCAGCTTAGTTGGCAAACTGGTAGGAAGCGGACTATTTTTAGGAATGCTGCTATTTTTCGTCGGTGGAATTAAATTAGCAGTTCCTGGTGCATTAGGTATCATAGTCATTACCCTTTGTTATAAAAACCCGCTACCTGCTCTATTTGCCTTTGTTATGTATGTACCATTCGCCGGTACTATTATTTACTTCTTGGGCAACAGTCCTGTACTTCAACTAGCTAAAGATGCTTTCTATGTTCCAGTAGTGATCGCTCTGTGGCAAAGTTGCAAAAAGCAAAAACAACCCTTCATTATTCCTCAATCCATCAAAACCCCATTTTTGATTCTCCTTAGCTGTTCTATCCTCACCCTAGTGATGATAAATGGTGGACAGCAGTTAAATCCGGCTCGTGGCGATATACCTATAGGCATAGGAATTCTGGGATTAAAAGTATTTCTAGGATATTTTCCTGTAATTACTTGCGTCTATTACCTAATTCTTAATCAGCAGGATTTTTGGTTGTTATCCCGCCTTCAGATTCTCCTCATACTAGTCTGCGGCATCTTGGGAGTTATTCAATTTATCTTCCTCACAATTGGAGTATGTAAAGGGACGGTAGGCGTTGAAGGAGACGCTTTATTTAAGGCAACACTTGATGCTCGGTGTTTAGTTGGTGGTGCGCTCTTATACACACCAGAACAAGGAGTAATTCGCTTACCAGGAACATTTGTAGCCCCTTGGCAGTGGGCATGGTTCTTAATTTCCAGCACCTTTTTTACATTTGCTACAACTTTTAGCGACAAATCTATTATTTGGCGGCTGATCAGTTTGGTTACTTTAGGATTAGTCTTTTTTAACGCAGTTATCTCTGGACAAAGAATAGCCTTAGCTTTAGTACCAGTATGTTTCGCGCTTTTGTTGTTGTTAACTGGTCCATTGGTCAACCTCAAAAAGGTTATCCCCTTGGGAGGAGCTTTCGCTGTAATTTTGGTAATTGCAATGGCAGCTAATCCCACTATCGTACAAGACAGAATGAACAGTTTTATCGGTCGATGGAATGCATCACCACCTCATCACTTTATAGTTGATCAATTGCAAGAAAACTGGAAAAGTGTTGATACTCCTATAGGTAGCGGCTTAGGTCGAGCTACGAACTCTGCCCGTGTATTTGGTTCAACCAAGTTGGTGGAAACCTACTATCCTAAAGTGCTGTATGAAGTTGGAATTGTCGGAGTCTTGGCTTTTTTGGTCTTTGTCACCAGTCTAACCGTTGCTACTTTTAAGACATATCGCACAATAAAAAACCGTAACTTACGAACCTATGGTGCTAGTATGTGGGTGTTCGTACTATTTATCAGTTACAATACTTACTACTACCCCCTAGATGTCGATCCAGTTGCTGTTTATTATTGGTTGTGTGCAGGAATAATATTCAAATTACCAATTCTGGATAAACAAGAAATGCCAGAAGAAACAACCATCAATACCAAAGGTCAGAAAAAACGGCTGTATCAAAAATAA